The nucleotide sequence GGCTCTTGACTGAATCAAGTCGCCTCCCGCGCGGAGGCGTGGATTGAAACATGTTCGCCGCCCGCCGCGACTTTTTGCAACAGCCACGTCGCCTCCCGCGCGGAGGCGTGGATTGAAACAAATCATCATTTACGTGTACCACCATGAGTCAGGCGTCGCCTCCCGCGCGGAGGCGTGGATTGAAACCTCGAAACGGGGATGGTGCTGAAAGAATCTGCCGTGTCGCCTCCCGCGCGGAGGCGTGGATTGAAACTGGGAATGTGCGGTTCGGGGGGGTGGCTGCGTGAGGTCGCCTCCCGCGCGGAGGCGTGGATTGAAACCGGTCTCTTGTACAATGCCCTTAGCTATAGAGGTGTCGCCTCCCGCGCGGAGGCGTGGATTGAAACAGGATGTCGCCGAGTTGCCTCATCGTGTATCCGCGGTCGCCTCCCGCGCGGAGGCGTGGATTGAAACACCAAGGCGGTGTTGCGTTTCATGGCATATGACGTCGCCTCCCGCGCGGAGGCGTGGATTGAAACTGCGTCATGATCCCGGCAAACCCCTTTTCAGAGTGTCGCCTCCCGCGCGGAGGCGTGGATTGAAACGCTCTCTGCGCGGTTGATGGCATCCTGTTTGCGTGGTCGCCTCCCGCGCGGAGGCGTGGATTGAAACCTCCCGGTGCTCCTCTGAAATTTTTGGTCAGTGTGTCGCCTCCCGCGCGGAGGCGTGGATTGAAACATCAAATTGATCGGGAGACGCTGATATGCCCGCGTCGCCTCCCGCGCGGAGGCGTGGATTGAAACGATCCGATCGATGAATACCACCAAGACGGCCTGGTCGCCTCCCGCGCGGAGGCGTGGATTGAAACTAGATCGTGCTGCAATGCTTCACTTTCATCGGCCGTCGCCTCCCGCGCGGAGGCGTGGATTGAAACTCGCGTGCCTCAAGAACCACATTTTCAAGGGCGGTCGCCTCCCGCGCGGAGGCGTGGATTGAAACTTGATATATGCTAGCGCTCGTTCGATGTCTTGGTGTCGCCTCCCGCGCGGAGGCGTGGATTGAAACAATCGATTGGTAGCTGAAGGATTTATTTCACCATTGTCGCCTCCCGCGCGGAGGCGTGGATTGAAACTCACATCTGCTGGCGGAAATAATCGGTTTCCCGAAGTCGCCTCCCGCGCGGAGGCGTGGATTGAAACTTAAACTCTCGCACGATAAGGTTCGACCCGATGTGTCGCCTCCCGCGCGGAGGCGTGGATTGAAACAAACAGGAAGGTGACGTACTCGAATTGACCGCGCCGGTCGCCTCCCGCGCGGAGGCGTGGATTGAAACCGCCATTCCTTCTAGCGGCTCATCGCGCGTGATGACGTCGCCTCCCGCGCGGAGGCGTGGATTGAAACATGAATGGCGAGCAGGAACCGCGCCTTGAATCCCGTCGCCTCCCGCGCGGAGGCGTGGATTGAAACATAGACGTCGTTGCCGGCGTAATTGGCATGGCCGGTCGCCTCCCGCGCGGAGGCGTGGATTGAAACCTGTTTGAAATTACGTGCCATGTTGAAATCTCCTGTCGCCTCCCGCGCGGAGGCGTGGATTGAAACTCGTGACCACGGGGAATCTAATTGTGGCTTCAATAGTCGCCTCCCGCGCGGAGGCGTGGATTGAAACGTTATAGAGGCCATAGCTGACCCCTCCCGTCTGGGTCGCCTCCCGCGCGGAGGCGTGGATTGAAACTCCGTTAGCTTTGGTGCCTACAAGCCGCGAAGTGCGGTCGCCTCCCGCGCGGAGGCGTGGATTGAAACTTCCACCCAGTCGGCCGCTTTCGCGACTGGCGGCGGTCGCCTCCCGCGCGGAGGCGTGGATTGAAACACGTTCAAATCAGCCGGGGCATGGGCAAAACAATCGTCGCCTCCCGCGCGGAGGCGTGGATTGAAACACAAGCTATCTGAGTGGATTCTAACGGCGCAGAAGTCGCCTCCCGCGCGGAGGCGTGGATTGAAACCGGCAGGCGGGGCCGCGTCCGCAGCTACTTTCTTGTCGCCTCCCGCGCGGAGGCGTGGATTGAAACACCGCCTTCAACACTTTCGGCGGCGGCGAACAGGAGTCGCCTCCCGCGCGGAGGCGTGGATTGAAACGGGGCGCAGAGGCGGTGGCGCTCAGAAAAAAGATGTCGCCTCCCGCGCGGAGGCGTGGATTGAAACCACCAGTTGTCAATCTACAATTGATGGCGTATGCGTCGCCTCCCGCACGGAGGCGTGGATTGAAACTCGACCCAGTAATCCAAGCCTATGTCGCCACCCGGTCGCCTCCCGCACGGAGGCGTGGATTGAAACGGTGGTGAAAAGGTCCGCGTTGGTTACGACATCCGTCGCCTCCCGTGCGGAGGCGTGGGTTGAAACAGTACTGCTAGTCGGTGTCTGGGGTATCTACACCGTCACCTCTCGTGTGGCTGTCCGGATTGAAATTTCATATGGGTAAAATCAGTCGTAGGCGTTTGGTGTACGACTGAGTGATGAGAGGCAGAAGATGACAGTTTCGGGGATGCGATGGCTGATATGAAGCTGTGTGTTCAGCGGTTTTAGTCAGTGCTGTATGTCGCCGGTCTGCGAGCATCGATGGGGCATTTTTAAATCATTCATCTGATCTTTGTCGAGCCGAGGGAGCTCAGGCCATTCATGGCTTTATACAGCGCTCTGTCCGTCCTTGGGGCGTCCGATAGGGCGGGGCATGGGGGCCTGTCAGGTTGTCCTGTCCGGGGTCATGATTCGGATGGAATTATGACGGTATCGTCACTCTTTCGCGGCATCGTCGAAAGGAAATGTTCTTAAACAGAATTCTTCGTTCATGGTTATGATGCGGTTCATGACGCGGTTGGCGGCGATGGTGTCCCGTGTCTGCAGCGCCCCTAGAAGCGCCTCATGGTTCTTCATTTGATTGGCGACATATTCGGTCTGCCCGCGCGGGCTGCTCCAGCGGTAGATGAGAACGACGGGTTGGGGAATCATGGCGCCAAATCTGAGCCACACCATTTCGATGAGATCGCTGAGATGTGGCGATTGGGCCGCTTTGTAAATTGAAAAATAGAATTTCAGATTGCACAGGATACTCTCTTCAAGAGCGCTATTGGCGATGGCTTGTACGAGGTCGCGTTGACAGGCGGCGATCTGCTCAAGATCCTGATCGGTGACATGCTTGGTCGCCCGCTCACAGGCAATGGGTTCAAGCCTCTGACGAATATCAATGAGTTCGAGAAATTCGGCGCGTGTCGGCTTGGGAATGCTGACACGGCCATTCGGAAGATTGATGAGCGCACCCGCCAGCACCATACGCTGCACGGCTTCACGCATGGGCATGATGGTGAACTTCAGTTGATCGGCCAAGGCTCGGACGGTGACCTGATCGCCTGGCGTGAAACGGCCCGCCATCAAGGCAAGTTTGAGCTCGGTGCTGCAATGCTCCTTCAGGGTGTCGCGTTGCGGACCGCCGGTGGCGGGAATGGACAGTGGGGTTTCATCGGTCATGGCTTAGGGTGTCCGGGCGTGAATTTGATGAGCGTTTGCGTGGAACGTGCGACGGCGGCGCGCGAATAGAGCAGGGGAACATATTGGCCGTTCAGCCACAGCGGAAAGAGATCCCGGTAATGGGGATCGAACGGATTCCCTGACTGGCCCGGGGTGTTGATGGTGACGCTGTTGTCCCACTCTCCAACGTCCAGCACCATGCGGAAAGATGCGCCGTGCACTTGACGGAAGTCGGAGATGTCATAGGGGCTCAGATTGACCGTAGTGGTGCCGCCGGATTTCTGCATCGGGCCGACATTGAGTTGTGCGCGGAGGGCACTGTCGGCGGTCGGTGACAAGACATGGTCGAATTGGGCGTGATGCAGTTGCCCCCAGCGCCATGTGGCGTGATCGGGCCCGAGTCTGGTTTGGAGATCTGTCATGGCTTCCTTGAGCGTTGACAGCAGCAGGGCATCGCGGGCGCGCGCCGGATCACGGCCGAGCGCCCGGTCCGGTTTTTCGAGATAGGAGACCACGGCATCGATGGCGCCTGATTTGATGATCGGTTCTACGGCGGGACTGACTTTGGCGACGGTTGCCTTGCCCAGATAGCCTATGGACCAGACTTCAAACAGGGCAGCGGCGGCGCTGTCGCGCTCGATATGGAGATTCCAGGATTTAAGGAGCGCAAGGCCGTTATGGATGACCGGGTCGTCCGAGATCAGGGGCGCAAGAAGTTTGGTCAGTCGCCGCGCCATGACGCTGTAATCATCCATCTGAAGGGCCATGGAATCGGCCAGCGATGTTTTGGCGGCACTGCCGAGTACGTCTTTCAGGCGGGTGGCGCGTGAGGCTTCGGCCCATTCAAAACCGGGCTTCATGTCGCGCAGGGGATAATCTGCCGGCAGGTTCATTTCATTGGCCGAGGCAAACCATCCGGCGCGGGGGTTGTAGCTTTGCGGCAGACGGTCAGCCGGGGCGAGACCGTTCCATTCATAGCGTCCGTCGCCGGGCACTGGCAGGAGGCCGTCCCAATTGGGGCGCAACGGCGCGCCTGCCGCCACGACCCAGCCGATGTTGCCGTTCTTGTCGGCATAGAGCAAATTTTCCGACGGCGTACGCCACTCGGCCACGGCAGCCTTGAAGGCGTCCCAGTCATGGGCCGTCATATAGCGCGAGGAGGCGAAATAGGCGGCCGCGCCGGGTTCGCTCCACAGTCCGCGGAGCGCGAACAGGCGCGCGCCCGCCGGGTCCTGATACAGCACAGGGCCGTGACGGGTGAAGCGCAGCTCGACGATCGCATCGGGTTGACCCTTGACGGGAATGGGCTCCTTGATGATCGTTACGTCTTCCCACTGTCCCTGATAGCGGTATTGTCCGGCATTGGCGGGGTTCAGATCATAGACATAGAGATCTTCCTGATCGATGGCGGAAATCGTCAGGCCGAAGGCGATGGTATCGTTATGGCCAATGGAGACGCCGGGCAGGAAAGGCTCGCCCGCGCCGATCACGGAAAACCCGGGGGCGTTCATATGGACGATATAGCGCAAAGACGGCACGGTGACGGCGCGATGCGGATCACTTGCGAGGATCGGGCGGCCGGTTGTGGTCCGTTCGGGGCCGATGATCCAGGCGTTTGATCCGGCGGCGGTGATGGGTTCTTCGGCGAAGGGCTCGTCATCAAGCGCAGTTTTGGTCGAAGGTTTGCCCAAGGTCACGCCATCGGTGCCGAGGCGATAATCGGTCAGGACCTCTTTCGGGATCTGACAGGGATCGAGCCCGGCTGGGATTTTTGTTGTCCAGTCCGGTTCGAGTTTCCGGCGCAGTCTGTCGGCTTGAAGTCCGGCTTTGCAGGCCACATGGGCGCGGGCGACTTCAGACGTCAGATTGCGGGTGAGACCGTGGCTGCGAATGCGCAGAATGTCTTCCGGAGACCAGAGGTCGGGCATGCTGCTGGCGGTGGTGAATTCCACCGGCAGGGGCCGCGCGCCGTTACGGATCTCTCCGACAAAGGCATTGACCCCGGCGACGAAGGCCTCGGTCTGGGATTTGGCATCGGGGCCATAGGCGGCCCATTCGCGAGCCATGTCGCCGCGATAGAGGAACAGGCGTGCGGCCCGATCCTGGGCGATATAGTCCGGGCCGAAATCCCGGGACAGCAGGCCAAGACCACGCTTGCGCCACAAGTCGATCTGCCACAAGCGGTCGCGGGCGGCATTATAGCCCTGCAGGAAAAACGCGTCATGGACGGTGCCGGCATAGATATGGGCGATGCCCCAATAATCGATCAGAATTTCGGCGGGCTGCTCAAGCCCTTGGGTGCTGCGCTCGACGACCCGCGCCGATCCCGGAATATCAGTTGCCTCCGCCTGGCCCCATACAATTGTCGCGAGAAACACTATGCCGCGCCCCATGTTCCCGTATCCTGTCATGTCAGTCCCTTTTCCCAGAACCTTGTTTTCCGGCGGTTTATTTGAGCAGTTTAGTCAAACGCTGCAGGGGGGTGAAGAGATCAAATAATTTGATCAAAGTCAATTAATCTCACCATAAACGGGCATGTCTGGCATATATGAAGCCTTCTTCATGGGGTGGAGTTTGCGGCCAGAAAATAGGTAATATACTGAATATATTTATATATTTTGAATATCTCTGGGCCCTTCTCAGGAGCGAATTTTGGGCATATTTATTTTGATCTTTTATTTTGATCAAAATACTTGCGGCCCGATTTATTCTATTCCATAGTGTGATCGCGCTAAGAGGCGAATAGGGCGTCTCTCAGTGCCAGCATGATAGATCCTTGGCGGGAAACAATGGATGCAACAGTCCGTTGCGTGGGGTGATCTCGTGCGGTCTGCCAAGACGGGGGAAACACTCCGTCATATCTCAACCCATGGGGGGACTTAGATGACTAAGATGTTGTGGATGTCAGGCATTGCCTCGGCGGCGCTTATGGCGACGTTCGGCGCGGCCGCTGCTGCTGAGACGAAATCCGATCTGGCGCTTGAAGAAATTATCGTCACCGCCACCAAAGCCGGGGCAACGCGGCTGCAGGACACGCCGCTCGCGGTGACGGCCTTGACGGGTGATCTGATCGCGAAGGCAGGATTGAATAATGTCAAGGATCTGATGTCTTTGACACCCAATCTGGTCATTGCGCAGAACGGCTCCTTTTCGCAGGTTTATATTCGCGGCATTGGCTCCAACAATGTCTTTGCGGGCTCCGATCCGAGCTCGACCCTGCATGTGGACGGCGTTTATATGGCGCGCCCGATTTCCTACCTGAATAATTTTCTCGATGTCGAACGGGTCGAAGTTCTGCGTGGGCCGCAGGGTACGCTTTATGGGCGCAACTCGGTCGGTGGCACGATCAATGTCATCAGTCGGTTACCGGATGATGAGTTCAGGGCCAAGCTGCAGTTCACTGGTGGCAATTACGATCTGATGCGGGCTGAAGGCTATATCAGCGGGCCGTTGATCGAGGGCAAGCTCGCGGGTAGTGTGTCGCTGTTGCGCAGCAAGCGTAACGGCTATCTGAAGAATATCGTGGACACCGGCAATGACGTCGACAACGAAAACGTCTGGGCCGGGCGCGTGCAGCTTCGCTTCACGCCGAACGAGCGTCTCGAATTCCGGCTGCGCGCCGATAATCTCCAGACAGATGATGCCGGTGGCGCTTATGTAAAACTGTTGCAGCTGTCGCCGACCGAGCCGATCGTCAACACGATTTATGGCGATTACGGGAAGGTGGCCTTGAATCTGAAGGGCCGCTCGCAACGCCGGACGCGGGGTCTCTCGGGCGAACTGCTCTATGATGTGACCGACAACATGAAGCTTTCGTCCTTGACCGCCTATCGGGAAAGCCGGTTGATCAGTTCGTCGGACAGCGATGCGACAGCGGCCAATGTCCGGCGCACGGACCAGCTTGAGGATCAATGGCAGTTCTCACAGGAATTCAATCTGACCGGGGCGATCGATGATCTGAGCTATGTGCTCGGTCTTTATTATTTCCGCGAGCATATTCTTGCCAATTCATCGGTCAATGCTTTCGCGACCAATACGGCGACCACGCCCAACCCAACGGTCAATACCAATGCCTGGGCCGGATATGGTCAGGGCACCTATCATGTGACCGACCAGATAGCGGTGACCGCCGGGATGCGTTACACGCGCGAAACCAAGGATTTCGATCAGAACTACAGCCAGCGGTCCCTGATCACCGGATTGCCCTTGGCCGGATATCCGCGACTTTATTCCTTGTCCAATACCTATGATGCCTGGACACCGAAACTGGGTCTTGAATTCCGTCCTGTGGACGATGTGCTGGTTTATGCGTCGATCTCACGCGGGTTCAAATCGGGCGGCTTCAATTTTTCAAGCGCCAATCCCCTGCAGGGATTTGATCCCGAAAAGCTGTGGAGCTATGAACTTGGTTTCAAAACCGATCTTCTCGAACGCCGCTTGCGCCTGAACGGCGCGGCCTTCCATTATAAATATACCGATCTTCAGGTGCAGTCGTTCCTCACGCCGGGTGTGGTCGATATCACCAATGCCTCGGATGCGAAGATCGACGGCGTTGAGCTGGAACTTGTCACGGCGCCGGTCGAAGGGCTTCAGATCGGCGGGCATCTTGCCTATCTCGATGCTGTTTATAAAAATTATCCGAATGCCTTGAAGGCGGGGAATATTCCTTTTGATGCATCCGGCAATATTTTGAACTTTGCTCCGAAATGGTCCTATTCGATCTATGCGCAGTATGATCAGGATTTGAACGGCAAGGGATCGTTGTTCGCCCGCGCGGAGTATGGCTGGAAGGACCGGCAATTTTTTACCGCGGAAAACAGAGCGCTTGAATCCCAGGGCTCGGTTGGTTTGGTCAATGCAAGCCTTGGCTACACCTCTCCGAATGAGCGCTGGCAGGTTCTGGCCTTTGGGCGCAACCTCACCAATAAGGCTTATCTCACGGGAACGGCCAATCTCGGTCTGATCAGCGGGCGCGTCGGTGAGCCGCGGACCTATGGGCTGCGCTTGACGGTCGATTATTAAATTTCGTTCGCTTTGAAAGCAGCATGATATGACGATGATTGAGGTCTGCCTTCAGGGAACATGCGATCCGCGGTTCTCGCATGTGAAGGACGCTTTTGCGGAAAATTTCCGTGACCGCGGTGAAGTTGGTGCGGCCGTTGCTGTCTATAAGGATGGACAAAAGATTGTCGATCTTTGGGGCGGCGTTGCCAACCCGGACACGGGCCAACTCTGGACAGAAGACAGCATCGTCTGCATGATGTCGGTTGGAAAATCGATGGCCGCGCTCTGCCTGCTGATGCTGGTGGATCGCGGCCATCTCGATCTCGACAAGACGGTGGCGCGATATTGGCCGGAATTTGGTCAGGCCGGCAAGGAAGCCATTACGGTTCGCACCCTTATGCAGGGCAAAGCCGGATTGCTTTATGCCGACCAGGCGCCGGACAATTCGCTTTACGACTGGCCGGCCATCATTCGCGCGCTTGAAATCCAGGCTCCCGAATGGGAACCTGGAACAAAGGGCGGCTATCACTCCATGACCTGCGGGTTTCTTCTTGGGGAGCTGGTGCGACGGATTGATGGTCGCAGCATAGATCTTTTCTTTGATCAGGAGGTTGCCGCGTCGCTTGGTATTGATTACCGGTTCGGGTTGAAGGGCGCGGATTACAGAAGGGTCGCACCGCTTATTGCCAATCCGAACAGTCAGACATTGCAGCAGGCCAGCAGTGAGACAACCAAGCTCGGCCGGGCCTGGCGGGTCAAACCGGCCGAACCCGAATTTCACTATAACAGTGATATTTTCCGCCGCGCCGTCATGCCATCGGGCAACGGTCATGGCAATGCCCGGGCCATCGCGCGCGTTTTCGCCTTGTTGGCTAGTGGTGGCACCCTTGACGGCATCTCCCTGCTGTCGGCGGATTTGATCACGCAGGCCCGCACGCAAAGCTGGAGCGGAATCTGTGAAATGACTGATCGGCAGTTGACCTATGGCTGCGGGTTTTTTCTTAATTCCGCGCCCATGGCGTCGTTCGGGCCTAATCCGGCAAGCTTTGGTCATCCGGGTGCGGGCGGGGCGGTTGGTTTCGCCGATCCGGAAGCGGGCATTGCTTTCAGCTACAGCCCGAATTTCATGTGCGGCGGCGCAAGCCTTGGTGATCGGTGCGAGGCTCTCGTTCAGGCAGTATACAGGTGATTGGCATGGTCAAGACGTCTTTGCCCGCGACGCGTTTTTATGGATGGTACGTCGTGGGCCTGTTGGCGCTGGCGCATCTGGTGTCGTTTATCGATCGCTTTCTGATGAGCCTGGTTCTGGTGCCACTGAAACAGGATTTCAATCTCACCGACACCGAGCTTGGGTTACTGCATGGCACGGGTTTTGCCATTCTTTATGCGGTAGCCGCCATTCCCCTGGGGCATCTCGCCGATATCAGCCACCGCCGCAATCTCATTGTCGGTGGTCTGTTGGTCTGGAGCGCGGCCACGGCGGCTTGCGGACTTTCGGGCGATTTTCCGACCTTATTCGCCGCGCGGATCGGGGTCGGTCTTGGCGAAGCAGCGCTCGTGCCTGCGGCGATGTTGCTGATTACGGCCTATATTCATCGCGATCATCTGGCGCGGGCGGTGTCCGTTTTTACCTCGGGCGCTGTTCTCGGGCATGGCGTGGCGCTCATCGGCGGGGGCGCGGTGCTTGCCTGGCTGGTGTCGCAGAATGGTCTCACGCTGCCCTATTTTGGCGTCTTGCGTCCCTGGCAGGGCCTGTTTGTTTTGGCGGCGATCCCGGGCCTCGTTCTGGCCGTGGTGATGTTCACGATCAGGGAACCCATGCGGGCAAGCCGGACGAAGCCGCGGATCGGCGCGGCGCTTGATTATGCAGGCGGTCATCGCATGGCTTATGGCACGCATTTTCTGGCTGCGGCCTGTGTTATTGCTCTGGTTCAGTCATTTGCCGCCTGGGCCCCTACGTTTTACGTCCGTTTTTTCGACATGACGGTGGCGCAAAGTGGCTGGACCGTGGGGCTCCTGGTTCTGATCACCGGCGTGAGCGGGAATCTGTCGGGCGGCTTTCTGACCGACCGCCTGCATAAGATGGGGCTTGGCGCGGCGCCGGGCGTAGTGATCATGGGCATGGTGCTGCTGGCTGTACCCTGCGCCATTTTATTCTGCACGACGCGGGTTCTCAGTCTTTCGCTTGTGGCGTATGGCGCGCTCAATTTTTGTTTGTCGGCGGCGTCTCCTGCGGGGCTGGCCGGGGTGCAAATGCTGACGCCAAGTCATTTGCGCGGGGTGATCAGCGCGGCTTTCCTGTGCATTATCACTTTCTTTGCCGTGGGCCTCGGGCCGCTTATGATCGGCGTGGTGACGGACCGGGTTTTTGGTGATGAGCAGGCGTTGTATCTCTCTCTCTTGAGTGTCAGTATCGTTTTGTCGATCATCGGCGTGGGGGCAGCGGGGCTTGGTCGGCGCTCGACATCAAGGGCCTATGCGCTGGTCACCGACTAACAGCCCAGACTGCGAGCT is from Govania unica and encodes:
- a CDS encoding penicillin acylase family protein — its product is MGRGIVFLATIVWGQAEATDIPGSARVVERSTQGLEQPAEILIDYWGIAHIYAGTVHDAFFLQGYNAARDRLWQIDLWRKRGLGLLSRDFGPDYIAQDRAARLFLYRGDMAREWAAYGPDAKSQTEAFVAGVNAFVGEIRNGARPLPVEFTTASSMPDLWSPEDILRIRSHGLTRNLTSEVARAHVACKAGLQADRLRRKLEPDWTTKIPAGLDPCQIPKEVLTDYRLGTDGVTLGKPSTKTALDDEPFAEEPITAAGSNAWIIGPERTTTGRPILASDPHRAVTVPSLRYIVHMNAPGFSVIGAGEPFLPGVSIGHNDTIAFGLTISAIDQEDLYVYDLNPANAGQYRYQGQWEDVTIIKEPIPVKGQPDAIVELRFTRHGPVLYQDPAGARLFALRGLWSEPGAAAYFASSRYMTAHDWDAFKAAVAEWRTPSENLLYADKNGNIGWVVAAGAPLRPNWDGLLPVPGDGRYEWNGLAPADRLPQSYNPRAGWFASANEMNLPADYPLRDMKPGFEWAEASRATRLKDVLGSAAKTSLADSMALQMDDYSVMARRLTKLLAPLISDDPVIHNGLALLKSWNLHIERDSAAAALFEVWSIGYLGKATVAKVSPAVEPIIKSGAIDAVVSYLEKPDRALGRDPARARDALLLSTLKEAMTDLQTRLGPDHATWRWGQLHHAQFDHVLSPTADSALRAQLNVGPMQKSGGTTTVNLSPYDISDFRQVHGASFRMVLDVGEWDNSVTINTPGQSGNPFDPHYRDLFPLWLNGQYVPLLYSRAAVARSTQTLIKFTPGHPKP
- a CDS encoding TonB-dependent receptor encodes the protein MTKMLWMSGIASAALMATFGAAAAAETKSDLALEEIIVTATKAGATRLQDTPLAVTALTGDLIAKAGLNNVKDLMSLTPNLVIAQNGSFSQVYIRGIGSNNVFAGSDPSSTLHVDGVYMARPISYLNNFLDVERVEVLRGPQGTLYGRNSVGGTINVISRLPDDEFRAKLQFTGGNYDLMRAEGYISGPLIEGKLAGSVSLLRSKRNGYLKNIVDTGNDVDNENVWAGRVQLRFTPNERLEFRLRADNLQTDDAGGAYVKLLQLSPTEPIVNTIYGDYGKVALNLKGRSQRRTRGLSGELLYDVTDNMKLSSLTAYRESRLISSSDSDATAANVRRTDQLEDQWQFSQEFNLTGAIDDLSYVLGLYYFREHILANSSVNAFATNTATTPNPTVNTNAWAGYGQGTYHVTDQIAVTAGMRYTRETKDFDQNYSQRSLITGLPLAGYPRLYSLSNTYDAWTPKLGLEFRPVDDVLVYASISRGFKSGGFNFSSANPLQGFDPEKLWSYELGFKTDLLERRLRLNGAAFHYKYTDLQVQSFLTPGVVDITNASDAKIDGVELELVTAPVEGLQIGGHLAYLDAVYKNYPNALKAGNIPFDASGNILNFAPKWSYSIYAQYDQDLNGKGSLFARAEYGWKDRQFFTAENRALESQGSVGLVNASLGYTSPNERWQVLAFGRNLTNKAYLTGTANLGLISGRVGEPRTYGLRLTVDY
- a CDS encoding MFS transporter yields the protein MVKTSLPATRFYGWYVVGLLALAHLVSFIDRFLMSLVLVPLKQDFNLTDTELGLLHGTGFAILYAVAAIPLGHLADISHRRNLIVGGLLVWSAATAACGLSGDFPTLFAARIGVGLGEAALVPAAMLLITAYIHRDHLARAVSVFTSGAVLGHGVALIGGGAVLAWLVSQNGLTLPYFGVLRPWQGLFVLAAIPGLVLAVVMFTIREPMRASRTKPRIGAALDYAGGHRMAYGTHFLAAACVIALVQSFAAWAPTFYVRFFDMTVAQSGWTVGLLVLITGVSGNLSGGFLTDRLHKMGLGAAPGVVIMGMVLLAVPCAILFCTTRVLSLSLVAYGALNFCLSAASPAGLAGVQMLTPSHLRGVISAAFLCIITFFAVGLGPLMIGVVTDRVFGDEQALYLSLLSVSIVLSIIGVGAAGLGRRSTSRAYALVTD
- a CDS encoding serine hydrolase domain-containing protein, translating into MTMIEVCLQGTCDPRFSHVKDAFAENFRDRGEVGAAVAVYKDGQKIVDLWGGVANPDTGQLWTEDSIVCMMSVGKSMAALCLLMLVDRGHLDLDKTVARYWPEFGQAGKEAITVRTLMQGKAGLLYADQAPDNSLYDWPAIIRALEIQAPEWEPGTKGGYHSMTCGFLLGELVRRIDGRSIDLFFDQEVAASLGIDYRFGLKGADYRRVAPLIANPNSQTLQQASSETTKLGRAWRVKPAEPEFHYNSDIFRRAVMPSGNGHGNARAIARVFALLASGGTLDGISLLSADLITQARTQSWSGICEMTDRQLTYGCGFFLNSAPMASFGPNPASFGHPGAGGAVGFADPEAGIAFSYSPNFMCGGASLGDRCEALVQAVYR
- a CDS encoding GntR family transcriptional regulator translates to MTDETPLSIPATGGPQRDTLKEHCSTELKLALMAGRFTPGDQVTVRALADQLKFTIMPMREAVQRMVLAGALINLPNGRVSIPKPTRAEFLELIDIRQRLEPIACERATKHVTDQDLEQIAACQRDLVQAIANSALEESILCNLKFYFSIYKAAQSPHLSDLIEMVWLRFGAMIPQPVVLIYRWSSPRGQTEYVANQMKNHEALLGALQTRDTIAANRVMNRIITMNEEFCLRTFPFDDAAKE